The sequence aacgcactggacgaccagttcttttagcctttagccgtacccttatcctaatCCTCCTCTATTCTTCTGGTGATgaagaggttaacccaggccctgcagcgccCAACACctctcccattccccaggcgctctcattggttgacttctgtaaccgtaaaggccttggtttcatgcatgttaacattagaagcctcctccctaagtttgttttattcattgCTTTAGCACAcgccgccaacccggatgtcctagccgtgtctgaatcctggcttcggaaggccaccaaaaatcctgaaatttccatctccagctacaacattttctgacaagatagaactgccaaagggggtggagttgcaatctactgcagagatagcctgcagagttctgtcatactatccaggtctgtgcacaaacaatttgagcttctacttttaaaaatccacctttccagaaagaagtctctcaccgttgccgattgttatagacccccctcagcccccagctgttccctggacaccatatgtgaattgattgccccccatctatcttcagagttcgtgctgttaggtgacctacactgggatatgcttaacaccccggccatcctacaatctaagctagatgccctcaatctcacacaaattatcaaggaacctaccaggtacaaccctaaatccgtaaccatgggcacactcagatatcatcctaaccaacctgcccaccaaatacacctctgctgtcttcaaccaggatctcagcgatcactgcctcattgcctgcgtccgtaatgggtccctGGTCCGTAATgggaccacccctcatcactgtcaaacgctccctaaaaaaacttcagcgagcaggcctatctaatcgacctggcccgggtatcctggaaggatactgACCttatcccgtcagtcgaggatgcctggttgctctttaagtgttttcctcgccatcttaaatagcatgccccattcaaaaaatgtagaactaagaacagatattgcccttggttcactccagacttgactgccattgaccagcacaaaaacatcctgtggcgttctgcattatagcatcgaatagcccccgcgatatgcaacttttcagggaagtcaggaaccaatatacacagtcagttaggaaagctaaggctagctttttcaaacagaaatttgaaccctgtagcactaattccaaaaagttttgggacactgtaaagtccatggagaataagagcacctcctcccagctgcccactgcaccgaggctaggaaacactgtcaccaccgataaatctacaataatcgatcatttcaataagcatttttctacggctggctatgctttccacctggctacccctaccccggccaacagctctgcacccctgCAGCAACTTTTCCAagccccctcctcttctccttcacccaaattcagacagctgatgttctgaaagagctgcaaaatctggctccctacaaatcagctgggatagacaatctggaccctctttctaaaattatccgttgaaattgttgcgaaccctattactagcctgttcaacctttctttcgtatcgtctgagaaccccaaagattggaaagctgccacggtcatccccctcttcaaagagggagacactctagacccaaactgttatagacctatttccatcctgccctgcctttctaaaatcttcgaaagccaagttaacaaacagatcaccgaccatcaCCGAAGGtacgaatcccaccgtaccttctccactatgcaatctggtttccgagctcgtcatgggtgcacctcagccacgctcaaggtcttaaacgatatcataaccgccatcaataaaagacagtactgtgcagccgtcttcattgacctggccaaggctttcgactctgtcaatcaccacattcttatcggcagactcaatagccttggtttctcaaatgactgcctcgcctggttcaccaactacttctcagatagagttcagtgtgtcaaatcggagggcctgttgtccggacctatGGGGgcgccacagggttcaattctcgggccgactcttttctctgtatatatcaatgatgtcgctcttgctgctggtgattctctgatccacctctacgcagacaacaccattctgtatacatctggccattctttggaccttgtgttaacaaacctccaaccgagcttcaatgccatacaatactccttccatggcctccaactgcttttaaatgctagtaaaattaaatgcatgctcctcaaccgattgctgcccgcacccgcccgcccgactagcataactactctggacggttctgacttagaatatgtggacaactacaaatacctaggtgtctgcttagactgtaaactctccttccagactcacattaagcatctccaatccaaaattaaatctagaattggcttcctatttcgcaaaacaaagcctccttcattcatgctgccaaacataccctcgtaaaactgaccatcccacttatccttgacttcggcgatgtcatttacaaaatagcctccaacactctactcagcaaactggaggcagtctatcacagtgccatccgttttgtcaccaaagccccatatactacccacaacTGAgacttgtatgctctcgttggctggccctcactacatattcgtcgccaaacccactggctccaggtcatctataagtctttgctaggtaaagcccagccttatctcagctcactggtcaccatagcaatacccactcgtagcatgcgctccagctggtatatttcactggtcatccccaaagccaacacctactttggccgcctttccttccagtgctctgctgccaatgactggaatgaattgcaaaaatcactgaagctggagacttatatctccctctctaactttaagcatcagcggtcagagcagcttaccgatcactgtatctgtacacagccaatctgtaaatagcacacccaactacctcatccccatattgttgtttatcttcttgctcttttgcaccccagtttctctacttgcacatcatcatctgcacatctatcactccagtgttaatgctaaattgtaattacttcgcctctatggcctatttattgccttacctctctactcttctacatttgcacacactgtacatagattttttatgttgtgttattgactgtacgtttgtttatgtgtaactctctgttgttgtttttgtctcactgctttgctttatcttgaccaggtcgcagttgtaaatgagaacttgttctcaactggcctacctggttaaataaaggtgaaatatatatatatatttttaaatggcaagtgtcacgtctggaggaaacctggcaccatccctatgttgaagcacggtggtggcaggacagagggaaagatgaacggagcaaagtatagagagatcctagatgaaaacctgatccagagcgctcaggaccacagactggggtgaaggttcatctcccaacaggacaacgaccctaagcacacagccaagacaacgcaggagtggcttcgggacaagtctctgaatgtccttgagtggcccagccagagcccgatcgaacatctctggagagacctgaaaatagctgtgcagcgacattccttatccaacctgacaaagcttaagaggatctgcagaaaagaatgggagaaactcccaaaatacaggtgtgccaagcttgtagcgtcataccgaagACTCAAGGatgcaatcgctgccaaaggtgcttcaacaaagtactgagtaaagggtctgaatacgtacaTATTACATTTCCGTTTTTTCaggttttataaattagcaaacatttctaaaaacctgtttttgctttgtcattataggctattgtgtgtaaattgatgcgggaaaaacaaatatttaatacattttagaataaagctgcaacgtaacaaaatgtgaaaaaaagtccCAGCAGTCCACAATAGATAGGCAGATAGAGGTATTGTAAAGTGAATGTGGGAATAATTATATACAAATATACCTATTAAATAGTATTTATGAGTAAGGTGAACATCCAGCAAGCATCCAGTAAATGGAAACTAAATGCAAACCACAGATAGTTAAGTCTCCAGCAAGGAGCTTGAAAGAACAGGAAGTACAATTACAAAACAGGAAGTACTCTTACCTTCCTCTCTGACCACCAGGTTGATGACCAGGCTGTTGGTAACCGAGGGAGAGTAGCAGTCAAACTCAAACTGTCGGAAGACCACACACTTGTAGGTGCCCGTGTCGTTCATTGTGACGTTGAGGATACGGATGGAGAGTTCCTGCAGGTCTTTACTTCCATTCCACACCAGGCGACCCCTCCAAGGCCCCTCCAGCTCCCTGGGTTGTCCATCAAACAGGTAGATCTGAGGGGGCAACGTAGCAAGCGCACACACACTAATCGTTGTTAGCTAACTATGCCCGATTTTTCCCTCATAATTCAAAGTATTTGTGGACCATACAGCCTGATCAGGAAAAAGTTATAGGCAATCATTCCTGATCAGGTCACATCGTCAGGAAATACTGCCGGTCCTGTCAGGTGAAATACTTGTAATGAAAATGTAGAAGTTTGTGTTTGTGCAAATGGATGTTCGATGGAGGAGACCTACAGGGATGGGTTCTTCGTCAGGTGGGATATAGTACCAGTCCACGCGTGTCTCCGCGTTGACCTCCTCTCTCTTCATACAGGAGATGCAGGTCAGTTTCATGGGGTTCCCAACGACTGCCTCTGTTTCGGAGGGCACATCCACACATACTGGCCTGCTCACCTGCACTGGAGATAGTAACGCACAGAGCGGCATCACACCAGCACCACACTGTAGCATGTACAGTACACATCACCCAGAGAtacatacatgtgtgtgtttttgtgcgtgtgcgtgtgtgtgtgtttgtgtgagagaggcaggtttgcgttttttgtcatgaatcttgttctagaggcagctctgcagagtggtcactagtcATACAATcatattttaaacctaaccttaaccacactgctaaacctaatacctaaccttaaattaatacCGAAAagcaaaatgttttttataaacttttacaatatagccaattttgactttgaaGCTAGCCTAAGGGGAAatcactcagttctgcctccaggacaacaCTCATGAATTTAAACATCAACCTGCGTGTGGGAGCTGGCGGGGAATAAAAGACAGCAAAAACACAAATGTATTATTCTATTCAACTACACCCTCCGCCCATCACCCTTTGGTCTGTTGTCAGAGCGTGATGTTCTATCGGATAACCCTGTGACCTAATTTTGCTGCTCTCTTAATGATGTGAGCCAGGCTTGGATGAGCTTCCTGTTGTGCCAGTCAGACTGGCATAATGCAATGCCATTGACACCACTGTTCTCAAATCACAACTCACTCACCACATAATACACCCTCACACCCGGACcatcgcagccggccacgaccgggagagcCATGAGGCGGcacccaattggcccagcgtcgactGGGTTacaggagggtttggccgggatgtCCATGTCCCATcactcctgtggcggactgcgtgcatgcatgctgacatggtcgccaggtgtacagtgtttcctctgacacattggtgcggctggcttccgggttaagcgagcattgtGTCAAATAAGCAGTGCGACATGGTGGGGTCGTATTTTGgtggacgcacggctctcgacttTTACTTCtaccgagtccgtacaggagttgcagatatgtgacaagactgtaactaccaattggataccacgaaataggggagaaaacaaaacaataatacaaaaatatatataaaaatatatgtatacagttgaagtcggaagtttacatacaattaggttggattcattaaaactagtttttcaaccactccacaaatttcttgttaacaaactatagttttttcaagtcggttaggacatctactttgtgcatgacacaagtaactttatcaacgattgtttacagacagattatttcacttataattcactgtatcacaattccagtgggtcagaagtttacatacactaagttgactgtgcctttaaacagcatggaaaattccagaaaatgatgtcatggctttagaaacgtctgataggctaattgacatcatttgagtcaattggaggtgtacctgtggatgtatttcaaggcttaccttcaaactcagtgcccgagagaaagaaattgtagacctccataagtctggaacatccttgggagcaatttccaaacgcctgaaggtaccacattcatctgtacaaacaatagtacgcaagtataaacaccatgggaccacgcagccgtcacaccgctcaggaaggagacgcgttctgtctcctagagacgaacatactttggtgcgaaaagtgcaaatcaatcccagaacaacagcaaaggaccttgtgaagatgctggaggaaacaggaacaaaagtatctatatccacagtaaaacaagtcctatatcgacataacctgaaatgccgctcagcaaggaagaagccactgctccaaaaccgccccaaaaaagccagactacggtttgcaactgcacatggggacaaagatcgtactttttggagaaatgtcctctggtctgatgaaacaaaaatagaaccgtttggccataatgaccatcgttatgtttggaggaaaaaggggaagcttgcaagccgaagaacaccatcccaaccatgaagcacgggggtgacagcatcatgttgtgggggtgctctgctgcaggagggactgatgcacttcacaaaatagatggcatcatgaggtaggaaaatgatatggatatattgaagcaacatctgaagacatcagtcaggaagttaaagcctggtcgcaaataggtcttccaaatggacaatgaccccaagcatacttccaaagctgtggcttaaatggcttaaggacaacaaagtcaaggtattggagtggccatcacaaagacctgacctcaatcctatagaaaatttgtgggcagaactgaaaaagagtgtgcgcgcaaggaggcctaaaaacctgactcaattacaccagctctgtcaggaggaatgggccaaaattcaaccaacttattgtgggaagcttgtggaaggctacccgaaacatttgacccaagttaaacaatttaaaggcaatgctaccaaatactaattgagtgtatgtaaacttctgatccactgggaatgtgatgatagaaataaaagctgaaataaatcattctctctactgttattctgacattgtaaggggtgcgtaactggtggcagggaagtcagacgcaggagagcagaactaggtaatagccggagcagtttaattgcaaaaccaacggcataaagAATAAcaaacatgggtacaaaacccgtcgcgcaccagtaaacatgtgcacaagcacttacaacaaacaattccacacaaagacatggggggaacaaagggttaaatacacaacacttaatgagggaaatgagaaccaggtgtgtaggaaaacaagacaagacaaatggaaaattaaaagtgaatcgacgatggctagaagactggtgacgccgaccgccgaacgccgcccgaacaaggagaggaaccgacttcggtggaagtcgtgacagacatttcacattcttaaattaaagtggtgatcctaactaacctaagacaaggaatttttactgggattaaatgtcaggaattgtgaaaaactgagtttaaatgtatttggctaaggtgtatgtaaacttccgacttcaactgtacatttcacaCTAGACTGACACACGCAGTGAGCGTAATATCATCAACCCCACAAACAAGGTCTGAGTCCCAAACAGCACCATATTCCATATTtcatgcactactttagaccaggacctgggtcaaaagtagtgcattatatggtcaaaagtagtgcactatatggggattaggttgccatttgggaagcatccaAACCCAGTCAGGCTGCTATAGTGATTGAGGGATGAAAATGTGTGGTTTTCTGCATGGAGTCTTTGTGTGACTGATTGACACAAAGCACGGTTAGTATTATGTAACCCAGAGCCCCGGGCTGTGTTTGTCAACATCGATCACATCTCCAGCTCATGAAGGgtcatacaaatcaaatcaaatgtatttatcacatgcttCGAATatagcagtgaaatgcttacttacaagcccttaaccaacaatgctttaagaagatCAGTAAAAAACAGTTCAgtaaaatagataagtaaaaatagaaaataaaagtaacaaataattaaacagcagcagtaaaataacaatagcgaggctatatacagggggtaccggtacagagtcaatgtgtgggcgcaccggttagttgaggtaattgaggtcattatgtacatgtaggtagagttaaagtgactatgtattgataataaacagagtagcatagataataaacagagtagcagcagtgtaaaaaagcGGGGTCTGGGTTTCCCATTGATTAGCTGTTcgagagtcttatggcttgggggtagaaactgttaagaagccttttggaccgagaactggcgctccggtacttcttggtgtgcggtagcagagagaacggcccatgactagggtggctggagtctttgacaatttttagggccttcctctgacaccgcctggtatagatgtcctggatgccAGGAagcccggtgatgtactgggctatacgcactaccctctgtagagccttgcggtcagaggccgagcgatttccataccaggcagtgatgcaaacagtaaggatgctctcggtggtgcagctgtagaaccttgtgaggatctgaggacccatgtcaaatcttttcagtctcctgagggggaataggctttgtcgtgccctcttcacaactgtcttaatgtgtttggaccatgatcgttTAATAGTTTCCATGCAGCCACATGGAAACCAGGAAAGTCACAGTAGTGAACGTGACACAGAAACGTACTGGGAAAGAGGACCAGGTAGAAACCTGCTATACATGATATGTGTCAGCAGCCTAATGttatgcaaatgtatttcttattTCTGAATAACAGCACTGACAGACCTCATTTGAGGCTTTCACTTACTTTTGTTGATGATCTACTGTATGCTCTCTGTTTAAGTACCTTTCTTAGttttgttcatgtttttaaatgttggAATAGTTGGTGAAATGTTTAGAATATTTTATATAAATGTGTTaccaaattgtattttattttactttagaGGCTGATTACCCAAATCATGTCCTGTCTGTTGGCTTCTACATGTAATGATAATAGGCTTATACCTTCATTTTACTTTATCCAAAAGCCAAGTGAATGTTACTATTGGTTTTCTATGTCACTTGACCGTGTCAAATCCTGCCATACTAGCCTTAGTCAGATCTCTCAAAGTGGTCagttgaaccccccccccccccccccccccccccaaaaaaaagtaaTGTAAATGAAGATGGAACATAAAGGCCTAAGTGTTGGGATTACAACTTGTTTGTTCGTGATGTGTCAATTAATGTCAAAAACCGTTGCATCGCAAATCTAATTTAGGTGTGATTTTCAACCATTAGAGACAAAATACATAATGTAAGTGCAAACACTTACCTACTAAAACCAAAAGTAATAGAGAATGCAATATAACCCTGGTTCGAGTTCTCATATTCGGTATTCTCTGGGATAGCTGTCTTGGACACGCTCTCCTGTTCACAatcaaagaaagaaaaaacacgTTAAACCTCGAATAATCTCAAATTTCATCTACAGTATTTTCCTCTACAGTATTTCTATGTCGTGGTAGCGGAATGCCCTAGTTTGATTAGGCTATTTGAAGAGCGTAATTTCAGGACAATGGACAGCGCACCGCTACCCAGGAGATCGGTCGTCGATAAATATAACACATTCTCTGTAGAGATTTCACAAAGTGTGACTAAAAACCTTGCTTTAGGCTATATGATGGTTATTTGCCAGTATCTGAAGATAACATTAATTTAATATTATCATTGACTGGCCTGTTGCCTAAGATCAATCACTTATTTTTTTGTTAACTTCTCCCACATTATTCAAGTCGTAGTATATTTGTGGTGAGAAAAAAATGACTCACACTCATTCACTCGATATACGTCGCAGCTTCACCATGAATAAAACCCAAAAGAGACCTGTAGATTCCTCTGCCACTTTCTATTGCAGGATCTGGGTGAGCGTCTAGAAATCCTCAATCATACAATGACAATGGATTGTAAAAAGTTTTAAGATGAATAGCGAATAATAAACTGGTTTAATAATCAAAAAAGGATACTCTTTTGTCAGATTCTTCATAAAATGAGGAGCAATCCGAAAATGACGTTCCGTTCCGCTGTTCACTGTCTTTGTTTTTCGCAATAAGCGCTCACTTAGGGCTCCGATAACGTTTCCATTGATGCGCATGCGTAAAAGTCACATCCTATTTATTTTCACTCCCTATCTTCTTGTTCCCAGGCACATGGACAATAcgaagtacagtaccagtcaaaagtttggacacacttccTCATTAAAAgggggtttctttatttttttaaactattttctacattgtagaataatagtgaagacatcaaacctatgaaataacacatatggaatcatgtagtaaccaaaaaagtgttaaacagatcaaaatatattttatatttgagattcttcaaagtagccacccttctctttgatgacagctttgcacactcttggcattctctcaaccagcttcatgaggtagtcatctggaatgcatttcaattaacaggtgtgccttgttattaaaagtacatttgtggaatttcttaccttcttaatgcatttgagccaatcaattgtgttgtggcaaggcaggggtggtatacagaagatagccctatttggtaaaaggccaagtccatattatgtctagaacagctcaaataagcaaaaaaaaaatgacagtccatcattactttaagacatgaagctcAATCAAtgaggaaaatttcaagaactttgaaagtttcttcaagtgcagttgcaaaaactatcaagcgctatgatgaaactggctctcatgaggacacccacaggaaaggaagacccagagttacctctgctgcaaaggataagttcattagagttaccagcctcagaaactgcagcccaaataaatgcttcacagagttcaagtaacagacacgtcaacatcaattgttcagcggacactgcgtgaatcaggcattcatggccgaaaagaaaccactactaaaggacaccaataataagaagagacttgcttgggccaatctctccttttgtctgatgagtgcaaatgtgagacgcagagtaggtgaacggatgatctctgcatgtgtggttcccaccgtgaagcatggaggagatgtgatggtatgggggtgctttgttggtgacactgtctgtgatttag comes from Salvelinus namaycush isolate Seneca chromosome 34, SaNama_1.0, whole genome shotgun sequence and encodes:
- the LOC120028246 gene encoding sodium channel subunit beta-3-like — its product is VWLFWVQVSRPVCVDVPSETEAVVGNPMKLTCISCMKREEVNAETRVDWYYIPPDEEPIPIYLFDGQPRELEGPWRGRLVWNGSKDLQELSIRILNVTMNDTGTYKCVVFRQFEFDCYSPSVTNSLVINLVVREEASDDTTALYSEIMMYVLLVFLTCWLLVEMVYCYRKISKSDEQAQDPATNYLAIPSENKENLGVPVTE